In the Bos mutus isolate GX-2022 chromosome 15, NWIPB_WYAK_1.1, whole genome shotgun sequence genome, TGGATCCCTGGCTGGAGGATACTGATTGGCTGACAGCCCATCATGCTCTGGACGCAGCAAAAAATACTGAGACACCAGAGGCAGGTCCTGTGACAGTCATCTATGCCAAGAGGTCACTGTTTCTCAGAGGACAAGCTATTTATCAAAGTAGGACCTGTGAGCTCAGTGTTCCTGGgatgagattttttaaatcactgaattTTAAAGCTCCAAAAAAAGATCTCATCTGGCCCAACTCTCTCATCTCACAGATAAAGGAACCAAGGCTAGCAGAGGTGCTCACAGTCACTTAGCAAGTCAATGTGTGCCCAGTCgcttccaactctttgggaccccatggacttcagcctgccaggttcctctgtccatgggattttcctgacgagaatactggagtgggttgccataccctcctccagggaatcttcctgactcaaggatcaaaaccacatctcctgcattgcaggtggattctttacctgctgagccatcgggtaGCAAGTCAATACAGGAACTAAAACCTGAAAAGTCCTCTCAGGCCCAGTCCTATGCTATTCACCGTCTGCTGGAGGAATTAGAGAGAATTGTGGTAAATAGACACACAATCTATTATAGAGCATGTGGTCCAAGATTGCACTATTCCTTGGAAGCCTATAATAACACCAACCACATATCCCACAGCAATAGTGTCCAACAGATCTTTCTGTGATGGTGGCAATATTCCATGTCTGTGCTGTCCAATCCAGTGGCCGCTAACCACATGTGGCTAATGAGAACTTGAAAATGTGGCAAATGCAAGGGTGGAACCAAAATTTAAACAGCATTTAATATCAATTCATTTCTATTTAGGCAGTACAATTTCAAAATATTCTGTTCTACTGTCCCCACACAACTATTAGCATGTTCCCCAAATTATAATATGTTCACATATAGTCTGTGTCTCAGACTTGGAAAAAGCACAAAATTCTTGTTGGATCAGataatctcaatttttttttctttttttgctcaaGAGATATGTTCATCATACTTATTATCATGGTCTGACTTAGAAAGTGACCCAGGTAAAGAGTCAAGCTTTAGCTCTAAGCAACACTAacatttcctcttccttctgtcCTCTCCATCTCATCCCATTGTGATATCAACACAAGAGCTAGGAGGATAGATGGGCTAATTCAACGACCTAGGCATAACTAGGACAATGATCTACATCCCGTGATGTCCGAACAAGGGAAAACTGCAAGCCAGTCCAGGTAGCTGAAACCACTCCCACCACTGCAGGCCTGTTACTTACTCTGCCTGGAGGAGAGGCAAAGAGTACAAGCAAGCTACTTTCTGCATAGGTCTGCCATGCTGTCTCGTTTTTGAAATTATACCAAGCTTCCTCAGTCCTGCCTTACATTAACATTGAAGgcaatggataaacaacaagctcccactgtatagtacagggaactataatcaGTAGCCTCtgatgaaccataatggaaaagaataggaaaaagaatgtagatatatgtataactgaatcacttgctgtacagtagaaattagcacattataaatcaacaatacttgaattaaatacaatttttcaaAAACCAATAAAGGCAGATACTTTCCTCACTAACGAAAACTTACCCAAGTATCTACCTACAACAGTATTAATAATAGCAAAATTGAGcttttactatgtgccaagccctGTACTAAAACACTTATATATATTAGTTCAGCTGATGGTCACAGTTACCACAATTAGTAAGTTATTTTTATTGTCCCCACTTTACACATACAGAAAGAGAGATCTGAAGGATAATTTGCCCCAATTCAACTATGAAGCAGTGAAGCCAAAGTCCAGATTCTTAATCATTATGCAAAACTTTTATATGATGTTACAGCATACAAGGAACTCACTATATGTTTTTAGTTGTATAAAAGAATGAGCCAGTGGAGGAAACCCTGGCAAACTCATTCATGACTTCTATTAATACAAACAATAACACGTTAGCCTAAGTAAGCTTTGAACCTTTAACAAAACTGTCATTTGCTAAAAATATTGACTCTGACTTCTCCCTGTGGAGAACTAAGAAGTGTGAAATTCACACCTATGTAAAATTTAACACATCTATTACGGGCAATCATTAATGACTATAAAGAAGCAGAAAGATAAGTCtgaataaacaatgaaaattgTCAATGGAAATATTCAAAATGACtctgaaataatttcttaatctttttctgttttctcacatTAGCAAGTTCCTTGGCAGTAACATATGTTTACAATTTCTATTGCATTTATCTTCAGAGACATCaccataaatacatatacacaaaaggGCTCATGTCTACCAGCAAAGTCCCAAACGTGTCCTGGCTCCTAAACTGCACCTCTTTATCCCCAGGCTTTTCTGCCAGTCTGCATCCCTTAATCTTCCTTAGACAACACATTCATCTTGCTGTTCAACTGCTTTAACATCTTCAAACACTGACTTCTGCTAGCATGTCAGATATAAATCCCTCACGTCCAGCTTAAGGCCTCCCCCTCCTCACTGCCTATGCTCACTTTGTTGGCTCCCCATGGTCTCATAGATTCACAAGGCTCATTTTCACCTCTATACCTTCATGACTATCACTTTGCCTAGAAGGTTCCACACTTCTGCTACTCAAATCTTCACGATGCGCAGTTCAAGTTCCACTTCTTCCTGGAAAACTCCTCTGACCACTCTTGATTTTGTTCAAATCAAGACAGAGCTGATCGTAATCTGTCCAGAACACTCACGTCCCAGACAACCCATGGTGCCTCCCTGCTCTTGTTTCAGGTCTCAGTCTAAATGTGTTGATCCTTTTGGCCTTTCCTGACCACTCTACATAAAATGATACCACCTTCTCATGTCAGCATTCCCAGACCTCTTTGCCTGTTGTGTTTTCCTAACATCCTTCACCAGCTTTGatactctatcagttcagttcagttcagtcgctcagtcgtatccgactctttgcgaccccacggactgcagcacgccaggcctccctgtccatcaccaactcccggagttcactcagactcacggccatcgagtcagtgatgccatccagccgtctcatcctctgtcatccccttctcctcctgcccccaatccctcccagcatcagagtcttttccaatgagtcaactcttcgcatgaggtggccaaagtactggagtttcatagTTACTTGTTTATTGTCAGCCTCCCTTCTGCCCAGAACGTAAGCTCCGTGGGGGCAGGGAGTTTTGTATGTTTCGCTACTGATTTATGTCTAGAACCAAGAATATTTCATGGCGTATAGtatatgctcagtaaatactggcttcttctctttaaaatccAAAGTGATAGCATGCCCTTATACTATATCAGTTAGTATTTTATAGTTCATTTAGGAATGTGAATTTTTTGTCTCTTTCActatattttgaagataaatataaataatttctagTATCCTCCTATATTTTCCTCTCATTCACTAATGCAGTCTTTCATTAAACATTCATTAAATGCATATGGAGCACCAGGTCCTATTCTTTGGCAAAAACTTCAAGAAGTTACAGTTACACATAAACACACGCACAGAGGCAAGAAACaagactgaaaggaaaaatagtaaAAGGAGGACTAGTAAAACAGAGAATCCAATATTAATATATGGGGACAGAGTGTACAGAGTGATTGTGACAGACTgagtggggagaaaaaagaaaaaagagacagaatgGTGTGAGACTAGAGTAGGATTTTGCCAAAGTAATCACCAGATGCTAGTGCTTAATATAAACTataccaaagaagatatgcaaatataTCCTACAcgcatttaaaaaattcacattttaaaagttatttgccAGCTAtcctacaggaaaaaaattagattaaGACTAGCGCCCTCTAGTGGATATTCTGAATGTTACCCTAAGTTTTTCTCATTACACAAAAGACTTGTAAATGCCCACGTATCTCTGGTCTGCCACTCATAATGCGTTAGGGTTGCATATGACTAATTCCACTATCATGAAATAATCTTTCTCCAGGACCCTGGGTCTCGCTGTAAGAAGTCGCCCCATTTCTAACAAGGACGTTCCTATCTCCCAACTGATGTCCCTCTACTTCTGAAGAATGTATACAAAATCAAACACTACAATTCCTCTTTTCAAAAGtaagttattatttaaaatgtccaCATCTTTTGACCTAACATTCTACTTCTGGAACTCTATCCTAAGGGAAAAAAGtcttaaatgagaaaattagttAGTTATTTacaatgtggggcttccctggtggctcaatttgtaaggaatccacctccaatgcaggagacctgggttcgatccctgggttgggaagatgccctggagaagagaatggcaacccactccagtattcttgcctggagaataccatggacagaggaggcaggtgggctacaatccacgaggttgcagagtcagacacaactgagcgactaagcactgaCACATTTACAACGCAGGAAGAGGAACCGACAAATCCAGCAACAAAGAAATGGTCAAGAAAATTACAGCTGTTATGATGAATACCAAACATTTGTATTCATATTCAAACAAACATTTTAGCAATTTCATGTTAATAAACATTaagtcaaaaaagcaaaaggtaaAAACTATGAGCATATGAtctcaaatacataaataatatatgtagaaaaaaagaacagaggaaaatattctaaaataataacaGGATTGCTTCTATATGGAAggattatgtttttttaaagaaatgcactATTTCCCAAATTCTCTATGATTCATGTACATTGTTTAtataaaaaatgttattgaaatCTTTTAAACAACCCATATGTTCTGACTGCTGCGgctgttagtcactaagttgcgtccaacacttttgtgaccatggactgtagcccgccaggctcctctgtccatgggactttttgaTTAATTGCTTGAAATTTTCAATCTCTGCCTGATTTTattaattccagaaaaagataATAATCAAGTGAGCCAGTCTTTCCACAAGAAGGGGAAGctagaaaagaaagcaaacataTTACAGTTTTGTTCCAGGATCTGAATCCTGATGGAGAAATCCCCCAGTTGTTGAGTTGTACTGAAATTCCATTAACGTCATCACACTTCTCTCAATAGAATGCCAGAAACTTACGGAGGGCTCTGCTGGCAGCAGGGAGTTACAGAGTCTCATAACCACTTGGGTACCCATCTTCAGAATCCCCAGAAGAACCAGATCAGGGCCACCttaaaatagaaagggaaagatacggGCAAAAATAcaggtcaggaaaaaaaattccaaaagttAAACCTATGTAGAGGGGTCAGGTTCCTACTGCAGACTAACCCTCATTTAAGTCATCTGGAAGTATAAAAAAATAGGACCCCTGTTAGCAGGAAATCCAGCCCAAGATACCATAATTACAACAGAGCTATCCCAATGGCATTTTAAATACTAAACATTTAGGTTTTAAtagtaaaaaagcaaaaacaaatgctTCCCTGTCATTAGTCAAGCAAGAATGCATTTTCCCTCTACCCTAAATGTATCACTCTGTTGacagaaataatcaataaacaatctataataagagaagaaaggaattttatttgagccaaccTGAGGACTATAACCCAGAGATAGCCTCTCAAATAAATCTAAGCAACTGCTCTGGAGAAGCATGATTTTCAGCACAGTTTTAAATCTTGTTGGAACAAAGAACATCAAAGAAGTCAGAGATTCGTTCCTTCAAGTTTTCAAAAAAACAGATCAGCATGTACACAGGAAGTTGGTTTGGCCTTGGCACTTGGGAAGGGAATCTTATCACAGAAGGAGTAACAGCACTGGTGTCCCAGGAAGAGAGGCATTTAATCTTTACTTTTAACATGCATGTTCTGTATTTCTAGTCAGTGCACCTTTTTCTATAACGATTAAAACAGATGTAAAATATATGTTTGATAAGCCGCAAGCAGGCTGTTTTAGTTAGCACAAAATACAAGTTAAATCATCTATAAGTTGGAATGACTTTCTCAAAcctcaatatgtgaaaatttccTCCATTAAGTCAAAAACCATAGGAAGGATTCTGAAGACAATGAGGAGAAATAACCAGGAGCTGTGCTTCTGACTCACTTTTCCCTGCATCCTCAAGAATTGTTTTAACCTAGAATGGGAGCACTTATATTTCAAGGCAGAAATTTTTATAAAGCACTTGAAGTTTAGAAACGGCTATTACCTATATCAACTTTATTTGAAATAACCCTTGGAAATAGAGTTCATTTTATTATCCACAACTCATAACAGGTGAGTGGGTTGTTCTGCCGATCAGTAGCACAGGCGGGGTTCTAGCCACGTCTTCTGAATCCTCTCTGGAGGACACAGAAAATAATAgtggtgataatgatgatgacagCAGCCAACGTTTGTCCACATACTATGAACTCTTCCTAGTGCTTTAAATTCCCACACTCTTAAGAAATTGACCCTattatttctgactttttttttttttcgctgcCATTCCATTTTTCAATACTCTATccattttaagaaatctttccttCCAGGAACAAAGCCAGGGGCCGCGGTATTTGGGGAGAATGGTGTACAGCTTGAGAAAGGGAAGTCTTCAAGCTCTGAAAGTATGACTCAAGGACAGCACTCTTAAGAACCTGCAAAAGCTCTGAGAGGGTTTGGAACCTGAAACTTCCACCTCCTTCCCACCACACCCTCACCCCTCCGTTTGCCCCCAGTTCTGATCTGGGAAGTTTAACCGGTGATGATAATACTTGCCAGCTACACACCACCTTTCAGCACCTACCTTTTAAATCGTCGATGTGTCTGGTTCCTCATCTCCGTCCCCAGCCTTTCTGAGAACCACCTCCTCCTGCTGTAGTGTCGCCTCTGCGTGCCCGTTGCCATGGCGACGGCAGAGCCCGGCCTGGACCGATCCGCCTCCAGCGGGCGGGAGCCCGCCTTCGTCCTCCCGGGCTCCGCCCCCTACGGACCTAACCCCGCCCCCTGCTTGTCCAGATCCGCCTCCTAATGGCCCAGAGCGCATTGCCTGCCAGCCTTCACCACGCCTCCTGCTGGCCAGGCCCCGCCTCCTGAGGGCCAGAACTCCGCCCCTTGCCCGTCTAGACCTGCCTCTTGCTGGCTCGGACCCCGCCTCCTGATTCCCAGAACCCTGCCCCTGCCTACTCGACCCACCTCTTACCGGCCCAGACCCCGCCCCGGAGCTCCGCCTTCGCAGCTGGGAAGCAGCCTTCAGTGCTTGCCAACCGCACCCGGGGGGCTCTGCTTCCGTAGCACCCGGTAGGGTGTTGGAAAGTGGTTGGTCTTCCTTACCGCCCTGAGTCTGAATGAGAGCTCGCAGACCTCCACCCAAGAAAACGCACCAACCAGGTTCCTTATGCGATTTATTGATCCTAACGGCTCCGCATCCCTGAGAGAAAACAGTCCAGCTTAAGGGGAAGTTTCTGGGCCTCGCAGTGCTGTCGACATCAGTGACTTGACGTCCTTGCAATCGATGGTCCGAAAACACTTGCTCCATACTTCAGTCCCTGCCCTCACTTGTTTGTGTAGGGTCTGGACCCTTTTGACCCAGCCTCTGAGGAATTTGCCCAACCCAGATCTAGGAGCTGTGTACAAGAGCTCTGAATGCTTCCCAGAGCATCTCTTCTTCAGCTTTGGAGCTGAAGGTGTATAGAAGAGACACCATCAAATGAACTCCAATAAAGTCAGCTCAAGTGCAAGTGCTTCAAGGGTAACCTGTTCTTTCTGCAATTTCCCAGAGGCCAGGAGCAAAGATAGGGGTCAAAACCCCACCTTCTTGCACACTCAACTTAGTGCCCTCATTCTGTACAACTCCATCCACCCCCAAGTAACTCAAATATGACCCCAAGCTAATGGTGGCAAATAAGAGATAGGCCGAGGCAGAGCACAGGACTGGGAGTTTGCAATTCCAGGGTCTCTGGAGTTCTTTAAGCCTAAAAGGTGTCCACTGTTCCTAGGCTGCCAGCCAGTCCCCCGAAGCCGTAGTGATCAAATGATGCCAACAGGTACCTTCCCCATCAGGGCTCACACAAGGGTCCCGTTCTTGCTGTCATAGCGAGGTGTGACCTGGGGAAGCGAAGGGTCGCATACTCTGTAGCATTTTTTAACTGCAGGTGCTTCACCTCCTGGACAGAGCGTGGCTGGGGAAGTCTGTACAGTTGAATGTCTGCATAATACAAGCTGCCCTCCTCCGACCTGAGGCTTTGACGACTCCTTTCCTGAGACACAGGCTGCCTTAACACCTGCTCGTACGTGTGTCCCATTGTGTCGTGGTCCTGAGAGGAACGAACAGCATTAAGGGAGATTCTTGGCTTGGTTGCTCCCTTTCCCCCTCTGTCTCAGGCTGGACAAGCTGAGTCCTGGGGTGCCAGGTCTGAACAGCCTCCTAGGAGGGACCGAGGCTTGTCATTACCTTCGTGTCATTCAGTTGCCGCCACCACTCATGCTGCggctcctgctgctgccgccTCAGTGTTCGTCTTGCTTGGCTCCCTGAGAGGAAGAAATCCGACTTTAATCCgctttctcttctgtctctatTGAAATTGCCCTCTTCAAATCTCTGTTAAACTATGACGGTGGGCTTCTGACTAATCTCCCTACCTCTCCTCTCATCTCTCACTTCCACCATTCCCACATCCAAACTCCTTAGCAGAGTATACAACCTGGCCCTTTTACGATCTGCCAATAATACCTTCCATCCTAATGTTTCAACAGCCCCTAacataattttacaattttatgttgggacttccctaatggtccagtggttaagaatccgccttccaatgaagggaatacaggttcaatctctagtcagggaactaagatccccacatgccagaggagcagctaaacccatgtgccatAACACAGTCCTTGcaccgcaacaaagacccagcacagccaaaataaagtaaaaacaaaaaaccccaaaacaattaTATATTGAGAGCCCACGGCATGCCAGG is a window encoding:
- the C15H11orf52 gene encoding LOW QUALITY PROTEIN: uncharacterized protein C11orf52 homolog (The sequence of the model RefSeq protein was modified relative to this genomic sequence to represent the inferred CDS: inserted 1 base in 1 codon) produces the protein MGNQLCCGRSWSCTSTLQRKKKIGSQARRTLRRQQQEPQHEWWRQLNDTKDHDTMGHTYEQVLRQPVSQERSRQSLRSEEGSLYYADIQLYRLPQPRSVQEVKHLQLKNATEYATLRFPRXTPRYDSKNGTLV